One part of the candidate division TA06 bacterium genome encodes these proteins:
- the thiD gene encoding bifunctional hydroxymethylpyrimidine kinase/phosphomethylpyrimidine kinase, producing the protein MKIALTIAGSDSGAGAGIQADLKTFAACGVYGINVITALTAQNTQGVFGIFPVKPEFISRQLEVLLKDMGCQAAKTGMLFNRQVIEAVAHDIRKHKIEPLVVDPVMVAKGGHSLLQPEAEAAIVSCLFPLAFLVTPNLDEAKRIAKMKAIAGIDQMKEAAFKISVLGPRQVLIKGGHLPGSATDLLFDGKKFTVLEAPRSHTSNNHGTGCTYSAAITAFLARGEKIDSAVAKAKRYVTGGIQHSLSIGHGHGPLDHFWEMEKK; encoded by the coding sequence GTGAAAATCGCCCTGACCATCGCCGGCTCCGACAGCGGGGCCGGGGCCGGGATCCAGGCCGACCTCAAGACCTTCGCCGCCTGCGGGGTCTACGGCATCAACGTCATTACCGCGTTGACCGCCCAGAACACCCAGGGCGTCTTCGGGATATTTCCGGTCAAGCCCGAATTCATCAGCCGGCAACTGGAGGTCCTGTTGAAGGACATGGGCTGCCAGGCCGCCAAGACGGGGATGCTTTTCAACCGCCAGGTGATCGAGGCCGTGGCCCACGACATCCGCAAGCACAAAATAGAACCCTTGGTGGTGGATCCGGTGATGGTGGCCAAAGGCGGGCATTCGTTGCTGCAGCCCGAGGCCGAAGCGGCCATAGTGTCCTGTCTTTTCCCCCTGGCCTTTCTGGTGACCCCGAACTTGGATGAGGCCAAGCGGATCGCCAAGATGAAAGCTATCGCCGGCATAGACCAGATGAAAGAGGCGGCCTTCAAGATCTCGGTGCTGGGGCCGCGCCAGGTGCTGATCAAGGGCGGGCACCTGCCGGGCAGCGCCACCGACCTTCTGTTCGACGGAAAAAAGTTTACCGTGCTGGAAGCGCCGCGCAGCCATACTTCCAACAACCACGGCACCGGCTGCACCTATTCGGCGGCCATCACCGCCTTCCTGGCCCGGGGCGAAAAGATCGACAGCGCCGTGGCCAAGGCCAAGCGCTATGTGACCGGAGGAATTCAGCATTCGCTTTCCATCGGCCACGGCCATGGTCCGCTGGACCATTTCTGGGAGATGGAGAAAAAGTAG